The following coding sequences are from one Manis pentadactyla isolate mManPen7 chromosome 13, mManPen7.hap1, whole genome shotgun sequence window:
- the LOC118918535 gene encoding centrosomal protein kizuna-like, whose translation MIILSKKKEVAKLSEVFPVENVDKRTRATASLKKALTEECDYRSAIHSNESSCSLPSILNDNSGIKEAKPALWLHSVLTREQEVSSGCEEVSQEESTAAKIPITETKAYQLLKQSTLQDNTNQTEDTFQKAGASVSQLPDLNTGSSPFKTKTTNKIASEASFSSSNGSPLSRREDKMKLATNLKPTAFWGESDDSNSEIEAALCPRNHSTSTNDFDDFYD comes from the coding sequence ATGATAATCCTATCGAAGAAGAAAGAGGTAGCTAAGCTGTCTGAAGTTTTCCCAGTTGAAAACGTGGACAAGAGGACAAGAGCAACAGCATCACTGAAAAAAGCCCTTACAGAAGAGTGTGACTATAGGTCAGCTATTCACAGTAATGAATCATCTTGCAGCTTGCCATCTATTCTGAATGACAACAGTGGAATAAAGGAAGCAAAACCCGCTCTATGGCTCCACAGTGTTCTTACAAGGGAACAAGAAGTTTCAAGTGGCTGCGAAGAGGTGAGCCAGGAAGAAAGCACAGCAGCGAAGATTCCAATCACAGAAACAAAAGCCTACCAGTTGCTGAAGCAGTCTACCCTTCAGGATAATACAAATCAAACTGAAGACACATTCCAAAAGGCAGGTGCTTCTGTATCACAGCTGCCAGATTTGAACACTGGCAGCAGTCCGTTCAAGACAAAGACAACTAACAAAATTGCTTCAGAGGCTAGTTTTTCATCTAGCAATGGAAGTCCTTTATCAAGGCGTGAAGACAAAATGAAATTAGCTACCAATTTAAAGCCTACAGCCTTCTGGGGTGAGTCTGATGACAGTAACTCAGAAATTGAAGCTGCTTTATGTCCTAGAAACCACAGCACATCTACCAATGATTTTGATGATTTTTATGACTAA